Proteins encoded within one genomic window of Camelina sativa cultivar DH55 chromosome 19, Cs, whole genome shotgun sequence:
- the LOC109130924 gene encoding uncharacterized protein LOC109130924, with the protein MACILHIDSRNFYNCMQCDFFLHEVCANLPRKLDHALHQHPLFLDPIPPTKSNFLKCVACSRAFAGFSYKCACKGSCRRFQVDVRCILVAKFFTHKSHEHPLFIPISTVDKKALCGACKTTGADFYLQYTLCDFSLCYKCATVQDKLHYKYDALLLSLCYGEASNKTYWCEVCEGKLDSSKWFYTCNKSYINIHLNCVFGSAAYMKSGYTFYNYHVTVKVLYNNCNTRPICGRCDSRCSSYVY; encoded by the coding sequence ATGGCGTGCATCCTTCATATCGACTCCCGCAATTTCTACAACTGCATGCAATGCGATTTTTTTCTACACGAGGTATGCGCAAATCTTCCTCGAAAGTTAGATCATGCATTGCATCAACATCCTCTTTTCCTTGACCCGATTCCTCCAACAAAGTCCAATTTCTTGAAATGTGTGGCGTGTTCTCGAGCGTTCGCTGGTTTCAGTTATAAGTGCGCTTGTAAGGGTAGCTGCAGAAGGTTTCAGGTAGATGTTAGATGCATCTTAGTTGCTAAATTTTTCACCCACAAAAGTCATGAACATCCCTTATTTATCCCCATTTCTACTGTGGACAAAAAGGCTTTATGTGGGGCTTGCAAGACCACAGGTGCTGATTTCTATCTACAGTATACTCTAtgtgatttttctttatgttataAGTGCGCCACCGTTCAAGATAAGCTACACTACAAATACGATGCACTTCTACTCTCCCTTTGCTATGGAGAAGcctcaaataaaacatattgGTGCGAAGTATGTGAGGGAAAACTAGATTCAAGCAAATGGTTCTATACATGTAACAAATCTTACATCAATATCCACCTTAATTGTGTATTTGGATCCGCTGCTTATATGAAGTCAGGCTACACATTTTATAACTACCATGTGACGGTGAAAGTTCTATACAATAACTGTAACACTCGACCGATTTGTGGTCGATGTGACAGTCGTTGCTCGAGTTATGTATACTGA
- the LOC104767059 gene encoding pentatricopeptide repeat-containing protein At2g17525, mitochondrial-like, whose protein sequence is MVKISKLLTSSRHVWPVKRLWLFQLRCLCSSSPSSPSSPSSSSSLLSSVPSDDHIVRLILDQKTASGAMETFRWASTFPGFIHSRSTYRALFHKLCVFRRFDTVYHLLDEMPESIGLPPDDAIFVTIIRGFGRARLTKRVISVVDLVSRFGIKPSLKVFNSVLDVLVKEDIDIAREFFRRKMMASGIQGDEYTYGILMKGLCLTNRIGDAFKLLQIMKTSGVAPNAVVYNTLLHALCKNGKVGRARSLMSEMKEPNDVTFNILISAYCNEHKLVQAMVLLEKCFCLGLVPDVVTVTKVMEVLCNEGRVSEALEVLERVEREGGKVDVVACNTLVKGYCALGKMRVAQRFFYEMERKGYLPNVETYNLLIAGFCDVGMLDSALDTFNDMKTDAIRRNFATFNTLVRGLSVGGRTDDGLKILELMQDSETVQGARIDPYNSVIYGFYKENRLEEALEFLLKMEKLFPRAVDRSFKVISLCEKGGVDDVKTEYDQMIGEGGVPNVIVSHCLIHRYSQEGNMEDTLELINDMVTRGYLPQSSTFNAVIVGFCKQGKVMNGIKFVEDMAERGCVPDRESYNPLLEELCVEGDIQKVWLTFSRMVEKSIVPDSSMWSSLMFCLSQKTELNTLLLQEVIEN, encoded by the exons ATGGTGAAAATCTCGAAGCTTTTAACATCTTCACGACATGTGTGGCCAGTGAAAAGATTATGGCTTTTTCAACTGCGCTGTCTCTGCTCATCTTcgccatcttcaccatcttcaccatcatcgtcttcttctttgctttcttctgTGCCAAGCGATGACCATATCGTTCGTCTCATTCTAGACCAGAAAACAGCTTCAGGAGCTATGGAAACTTTTCGATGGGCTTCGACTTTTCCTGGGTTTATCCATTCTCGTTCCACTTACCGTGCTCTGTTTCATAAGCTTTGTGTTTTCCGACGTTTCGATACTGTCTACCACCTGCTCGACGAAATGCCTGAGTCGATTGGTTTGCCTCCGGATGATGCTATCTTCGTAACTATCATTAGAGGGTTCGGGCGTGCTCGATTGACCAAACGTGTGATTAGTGTCGTTGATCTGGTTTCGAGATTTGGGATCAAACCATCTCTGAAAGTTTTCAATTCGGTTCTGGATGTTTTGGTCAAGGAAGACATTGACATAGCTAGAGAGTTTTTCAGAAGGAAGATGATGGCTAGTGGGATTCAAGGTGATGAGTACACATATGGGATTTTGATGAAAGGGCTTTGTTTAACGAATAGGATTGGTGATGCTTTCAAGCTCCTTCAGATCATGAAGACAAGCGGTGTGGCTCCAAACGCTGTGGTGTATAACACCTTGCTTCATGCTCTTTGTAAGAACGGGAAAGTTGGAAGAGCCAGGAGTTTGATGAGTGAGATGAAGGAACCGAATGATGTAACTTTCAACATTTTGATTTCTGCTTACTGCAACGAGCACAAGTTGGTTCAGGCAATGGTGTTGCTCGAGAAGTGTTTTTGTTTGGGTCTTGTTCCTGATGTTGTGACGGTAACTAAG GTGATGGAAGTTCTCTGCAATGAAGGCCGTGTGTCTGAGGCACTCGAGGTTTTGGAGAGAGTGGAAAGGGAAGGAGGTAAAGTCGATGTTGTAGCTTGTAACACCTTGGTTAAAGGGTATTGTGCGCTTGGGAAAATGAGAGTTGCTCAACGGTTCTTTTATGAGATGGAGAGAAAAGGTTACTTGCCCAATGTGGAAACTTACAACTTGTTGATTGCTGGGTTTTGTGATGTTGGAATGTTGGATTCAGCTCTGGACACTTTCAATGACATGAAAACAGATGCGATTAGAAGGAACTTTGCTACATTTAACACGTTGGTCAGAGGGCTTTCAGTAGGAGGGAGGACAGACGATGGTTTAAAGATATTAGAACTGATGCAGGATAGCGAAACCGTTCAAGGGGCCAGAATCGATCCGTACAATAGTGTTATCTATGGCTTTTATAAGGAGAACCGTTTGGAGGAAGCTCTGGAATTCCTGTTAAAGATGGAGAAACTGTTTCCAAGGGCTGTTGACAGGAGCTTCAAGGTGATAAGTTTATGTGAGAAAGGTGGTGTGGATGATGTAAAGACGGAATATGATCAGATGATTGGAGAAGGAGGAGTTCCAAATGTTATAGTATCCCATTGTTTGATTCATAGATACAGCCAAGAAGGTAACATGGAAGACACACTTGAGCTTATAAACGACATGGTGACCAGAGGCTATTTGCCTCAATCATCAACATTCAATGCTGTGATTGTTGGGTTCTGTAAGCAAGGTAAAGTCATGAATGGTATTAAATTTGTGGAGGACATGGCTGAGAGAGGTTGCGTCCCTGATAGAGAAAGCTACAATCCGTTGCTCGAAGAATTGTGCGTGGAGGGTGATATTCAGAAGGTTTGGTTGACTTTTTCACGAATGGTGGAGAAGAGTATTGTCCCTGATTCTTCTATGTGGAGTTCACTGATGTTTTGTCTCAGTCAGAAAACAGAGTTAAACACCTTATTGCTGCAGGAAGTAATCGAAAATTAA
- the LOC104767057 gene encoding SRSF protein kinase 3 isoform X2, with product MSCSSSSGSDEDDEGFDAYRKGGYHAVRIGDQFSGGRYIAQRKLGWGQFSTVWLAYDTCTSNYVALKIQKSSLQFAQAALHEIELLQAAADGDPENTKCVVRLIDDFKHAGPNGQHLCMVLEFLGDSLLRLIKYNRYKGMELSKVREICKYILTGLDYLHRELGMIHSDLKPENILLCSTIDPAKDPIRSGLTPILEKPEGNQNATSTMNLIEKKLKRRAKKAAAKISGRRVSIVGLSETPTKTKRNLDGIDMRCKVVDFGNGCWADKKFAEEIQTRQYRAPEVILQSGYSYSVDMWSFACTAFELATGDMLFAPKEGNGYGEDEDHLALMMELLGKMPRKIAIGGARSKDYFDRHGDLKRIRRLKYWPLERLLIDKYKLPEAEAREFADFLCPIMDFAPEKRPTAQQCLQHPWLNLSTQNNEDQIEGKMSNMQIKG from the exons ATGTCGTGTTCATCCTCATCTGGATCAGATGAAGACGATGAGGGCTTCGATGCTTACCGTAAAGGTGGATATCACGCCGTTAGAATCGGAGACCAGTTTTCCGGTGGCCGCTACATTGCTCAGAGAAAGCTTGGTTGGGGACAATTCTCCACAGTTTGGCTTGCCTATGATACATGTACTTCT AATTATGTTGCTTTGAAGATTCAGAAGAGCTCCTTACAGTTTGCTCAAGCTGCACTTCACGAAATCGAACTACTTCAAGCTGCTGCTGATGGTGATCCAGAAAATACCAAATGTGTTGTTCGTCTTATTGATGACTTCAAGCACGCAGGTCCCAACGGGCAGCATTTATGCATGGTGCTTGAGTTTCTTGGCGATAGCTTGCTCCGTTTGATCAAATACAACCGTTATAAAGGGATGGAGTTGAGTAAAGTACGGGAGATATGCAAATATATACTGACTGGTCTAGATTATTTGCACCGTGAACTCGGTATGATTCACTCCGACTTAAAACCTGAAAACATTCTTCTTTGTTCCACCATTGATCCTGCCAAAGATCCCATCAGATCCGGACTAACACCAATACTAGAAAAGCCCGAGGGGAACCAAAATGCTACATCAACAATGAATCTGATtgagaagaaactgaagaggAGAGCAAAAAAAGCTGCTGCTAAAATATCTGGAAGAAGAGTTTCCATAGTAGGTTTAAGTGAAACACCGACAAAGACCAAGAGAAATTTGGATGGAATCGATATGAGATGCAAAGTTGTCGACTTTGGTAACGGATGTTGGGCTGATAAGAAATTTGCCGAAGAAATACAAACAAGACAGTACAGAGCTCCTGAAGTAATACTTCAGTCAGGTTACTCTTACTCTGTTGATATGTGGTCTTTCGCTTGTACTGCTTTCGAGCTAGCCACAGGCGATATGCTTTTCGCTCCAAAAGAGGGAAATGGTTATGGAGAAGACGAG GACCACCTTGCTCTTATGATGGAACTCCTAGGAAAAATGCCTCGAAAG ATTGCCATTGGAGGTGCAAGATCAAAGGATTACTTTGACAGACACGGCGACTTGAAGAGGATCCGGAGATTGAAATATTGGCCACTCGAGCGTTTACTGATCGATAAATACAAGCTACCAGAAGCAGAAGCACGGGAATTTGCGGATTTTCTCTGCCCGATTATGGATTTTGCGCCTGAGAAACGACCAACTGCTCAACAGTGTCTGCAACATCCATGGTTGAATCTCAGTACACAGAACAATGAAGATCAGATAGAAGGTAAGATGAGTAACATGCAGATCAAAGGTTGA
- the LOC104767057 gene encoding SRSF protein kinase 3 isoform X1 has protein sequence MSCSSSSGSDEDDEGFDAYRKGGYHAVRIGDQFSGGRYIAQRKLGWGQFSTVWLAYDTCTSNYVALKIQKSSLQFAQAALHEIELLQAAADGDPENTKCVVRLIDDFKHAGPNGQHLCMVLEFLGDSLLRLIKYNRYKGMELSKVREICKYILTGLDYLHRELGMIHSDLKPENILLCSTIDPAKDPIRSGLTPILEKPEGNQNATSTMNLIEKKLKRRAKKAAAKISGRRVSIVGLSETPTKTKRNLDGIDMRCKVVDFGNGCWADKKFAEEIQTRQYRAPEVILQSGYSYSVDMWSFACTAFELATGDMLFAPKEGNGYGEDEDHLALMMELLGKMPRKIAIGGARSKDYFDRHGDLKRIRRLKYWPLERLLIDKYKLPEAEAREFADFLCPIMDFAPEKRPTAQQCLQHPWLNLSTQNNEDQIEGKMSNMQIKG, from the exons ATGTCGTGTTCATCCTCATCTGGATCAGATGAAGACGATGAGGGCTTCGATGCTTACCGTAAAGGTGGATATCACGCCGTTAGAATCGGAGACCAGTTTTCCGGTGGCCGCTACATTGCTCAGAGAAAGCTTGGTTGGGGACAATTCTCCACAGTTTGGCTTGCCTATGATACATGTACTTCT AATTATGTTGCTTTGAAGATTCAGAAGAGCTCCTTACAGTTTGCTCAAGCTGCACTTCACGAAATCGAACTACTTCAAGCTGCTGCTGATGGTGATCCAGAAAATACCAAATGTGTTGTTCGTCTTATTGATGACTTCAAGCACGCAGGTCCCAACGGGCAGCATTTATGCATGGTGCTTGAGTTTCTTGGCGATAGCTTGCTCCGTTTGATCAAATACAACCGTTATAAAGGGATGGAGTTGAGTAAAGTACGGGAG ATATGCAAATATATACTGACTGGTCTAGATTATTTGCACCGTGAACTCGGTATGATTCACTCCGACTTAAAACCTGAAAACATTCTTCTTTGTTCCACCATTGATCCTGCCAAAGATCCCATCAGATCCGGACTAACACCAATACTAGAAAAGCCCGAGGGGAACCAAAATGCTACATCAACAATGAATCTGATtgagaagaaactgaagaggAGAGCAAAAAAAGCTGCTGCTAAAATATCTGGAAGAAGAGTTTCCATAGTAGGTTTAAGTGAAACACCGACAAAGACCAAGAGAAATTTGGATGGAATCGATATGAGATGCAAAGTTGTCGACTTTGGTAACGGATGTTGGGCTGATAAGAAATTTGCCGAAGAAATACAAACAAGACAGTACAGAGCTCCTGAAGTAATACTTCAGTCAGGTTACTCTTACTCTGTTGATATGTGGTCTTTCGCTTGTACTGCTTTCGAGCTAGCCACAGGCGATATGCTTTTCGCTCCAAAAGAGGGAAATGGTTATGGAGAAGACGAG GACCACCTTGCTCTTATGATGGAACTCCTAGGAAAAATGCCTCGAAAG ATTGCCATTGGAGGTGCAAGATCAAAGGATTACTTTGACAGACACGGCGACTTGAAGAGGATCCGGAGATTGAAATATTGGCCACTCGAGCGTTTACTGATCGATAAATACAAGCTACCAGAAGCAGAAGCACGGGAATTTGCGGATTTTCTCTGCCCGATTATGGATTTTGCGCCTGAGAAACGACCAACTGCTCAACAGTGTCTGCAACATCCATGGTTGAATCTCAGTACACAGAACAATGAAGATCAGATAGAAGGTAAGATGAGTAACATGCAGATCAAAGGTTGA
- the LOC104767060 gene encoding uncharacterized protein LOC104767060, with amino-acid sequence MATNACDVNHQLESNSHLPPRKRLLAGFKKQNSKTGGGNESPSPPFASSSSSSSSTSTTTFSNGSSSASLTDVQTHLDTLLTSQLNDDQSRSPEELAQASKANAVLAVKVAKAARAAANEKAIIASKAVAAAKSALELFASLPVGCKERSPRKKKHVPVQVLYSKGGLVDEDLASRLNRAINNSPRVFTDCSSGHRNKKQKSLVTTNYENSTVTSTMYDGNDDVAGVVDSDSSIDEEVDRTRVNGKLLLCDNALKEKTWEESSSLGKRRGGVKLKKLPLSMCASTDQENGITLREKNVSVSKREEGSNGGVAAQGS; translated from the coding sequence ATGGCGACAAATGCGTGCGATGTGAATCATCAGCTCGAATCAAATTCGCATTTACCACCACGGAAGCGTTTACTCGCCGGATTCAAGAAACAGAACTCTAAAACCGGCGGCGGCAATGAATCACCAAGCCCTCctttcgcttcttcttcttcttcttcttcttctacgtctACTACAACTTTTTCAAATGGCTCCTCCTCTGCTTCATTAACAGATGTGCAGACTCATCTCGACACTCTATTGACTTCCCAACTCAATGATGATCAGTCTCGCTCTCCCGAAGAGCTAGCTCAGGCGTCCAAGGCCAACGCGGTTTTAGCGGTTAAGGTTGCAAAGGCGGCGAGAGCAGCTGCTAATGAGAAGGCGATCATTGCTTCAAAGGCAGTGGCTGCAGCTAAGAGTGCTTTGGAATTGTTCGCTTCTTTACCAGTTGGCTGTAAAGAGAGGTctccaaggaagaagaaacatgtcCCGGTTCAGGTTTTGTATTCGAAAGGAGGACTTGTGGATGAGGATTTAGCGAGTAGGTTGAATCGTGCTATAAACAATTCTCCTAGAGTCTTCACGGATTGTTCTTCTGGTCACAGaaacaagaagcaaaagagTTTAGTTACAACAAACTATGAGAATAGTACCGTGACTAGTACTATGTACGATGGGAATGACGACGTTGCTGGTGTTGTGGATTCGGACAGTTCGATTGACGAGGAAGTAGACAGAACCAGAGTAAACGGGAAGCTGCTGTTATGCGATAACGCGCTGAAGGAGAAGACATGGGAAGAAAGTAGCTCATTGGggaaaagaagaggaggagtGAAGCTAAAGAAGCTACCTTTGAGCATGTGTGCCTCTACAGATCAAGAAAACGGTATCACATTAAGGGAAAAAAATGTAAGCGTAAGTAAGCGGGAAGAAGGTTCTAATGGTGGTGTGGCTGCTCAGGGGTCATAG